The following proteins come from a genomic window of Maribacter sp. HTCC2170:
- a CDS encoding alpha/beta hydrolase family protein: MKFSFVLKSSFCFTLIILFLNVSLNAQDTFLYGDPLPDAPELSKRGELSVGVRTIDLVNTGQVDILNSKEGNDPLYNRNLKVEIWYPAQVETDVEAIVIYEEVMGTRGDSLRPLVPFTFKGRALRDAEPKAATEKYPLVIVSHGYVGSRYLMTYLTENLASKGYVVVAIDHTDSTFKDAAPFPSTLLNRAKDIQFVISEMERLGKSDSSDTLAGIIDANKTGIVGYSMGGYGVLNVAGAGYSDGMGKFFTGMTGGSSAISELLASNPNFMGGKDSRIKAVVAFAPWGMERGVWDAEGLKGLKTPTLFVAGSEDDISGYEKGIKAIYEGAVNADRYLLTYMNARHNVAPNPPPAESLRLGLHIDEYYRYAEPTWDQRKINNINQHFVTAFLGTHLKGGDFSKYLGLPKNSNIKTWEGFKNRSSTGMELLHSKALE, encoded by the coding sequence ATGAAGTTCAGTTTTGTTCTAAAATCATCTTTCTGCTTTACCCTTATTATTCTTTTTTTAAATGTTTCCCTAAATGCTCAGGACACTTTTTTGTATGGTGATCCTTTACCTGATGCGCCCGAGCTATCGAAGCGTGGTGAGCTTTCCGTAGGAGTGCGTACAATTGATTTGGTAAACACAGGTCAAGTAGATATTTTGAATTCCAAGGAGGGAAACGATCCGTTGTATAATCGTAACTTGAAAGTAGAAATATGGTACCCCGCACAAGTAGAAACAGATGTAGAAGCCATTGTAATTTATGAAGAAGTAATGGGCACTCGTGGTGATTCGTTACGTCCTTTGGTGCCTTTTACCTTTAAGGGAAGGGCTTTGCGTGATGCAGAACCCAAAGCTGCTACTGAAAAGTATCCACTAGTTATTGTGTCCCATGGTTATGTTGGTTCACGATACCTAATGACATATTTGACCGAAAATTTGGCCTCCAAGGGGTATGTGGTCGTTGCCATTGATCATACCGATTCTACTTTTAAGGATGCTGCCCCTTTTCCAAGTACATTGCTGAATCGTGCGAAGGATATACAGTTCGTTATCAGTGAAATGGAACGCTTAGGTAAAAGCGATAGTAGTGATACATTGGCAGGAATCATTGATGCCAATAAAACTGGCATTGTTGGATATTCCATGGGAGGTTATGGTGTCCTTAATGTAGCGGGTGCTGGTTATTCTGATGGTATGGGCAAGTTTTTTACAGGCATGACCGGCGGTAGTTCGGCCATTTCAGAGCTTTTGGCCAGTAATCCCAACTTTATGGGCGGAAAAGACTCTCGCATCAAAGCAGTTGTGGCCTTTGCTCCTTGGGGCATGGAACGTGGCGTTTGGGATGCAGAAGGCTTAAAAGGCTTAAAAACCCCAACATTATTTGTTGCAGGCAGTGAAGATGATATTTCGGGCTATGAAAAAGGTATCAAGGCCATCTATGAAGGGGCTGTTAATGCTGATCGCTATTTACTCACATATATGAATGCAAGACATAACGTAGCGCCTAACCCTCCCCCAGCGGAGTCCTTAAGGCTTGGATTACATATTGATGAGTATTATCGTTATGCAGAGCCCACTTGGGATCAACGTAAAATCAACAATATCAATCAGCATTTTGTTACAGCGTTTTTAGGCACCCATTTAAAAGGAGGTGATTTTTCAAAATACCTTGGCCTCCCTAAAAATTCCAATATAAAAACTTGGGAAGGGTTTAAAAATCGTTCTTCAACAGGGATGGAGTTGCTTCATAGCAAGGCTCTTGAGTAG